Proteins encoded together in one Cicer arietinum cultivar CDC Frontier isolate Library 1 chromosome 4, Cicar.CDCFrontier_v2.0, whole genome shotgun sequence window:
- the LOC101509729 gene encoding LEAF RUST 10 DISEASE-RESISTANCEUS RECEPTOR-LIKE PROTEIN KINASE-like 2.1 codes for MMKIQASYSCSSYLHKLVSTFVSILLLFHQHSLAKHHQPCPISTCGKIHNITYPFRLKTDPNHCGDSRYELDCKKDGPLLTMFTGKYYVQHIDYKRNKILLSDAGAVEDANCSFIPRYFLYDRSFNNILNEDEFGSQPFILDPTDPTRIAYYNCLNPIEDPRYVKVDTSRCNKPGYKWNNNVYAVLEPSLYEYHVRDIKVGCDFMVATLAKPRGNLEISMEGNFSYGEIHGMVIGGVEVSWLPLICEDRCGKGISCKVVDEDSGEVECDKHFCHYAYQTTDKCELQQQIFGYTRAYLRGIFIGFRSRITFSTRQLDNPVGLQYFDGGIFIGRNVLPIFLAARFLFGVVLLLVLFIYKWRRRHLSMYHNIENFLLESNLNPIRYEYKEIKKMTGGLRVKLGQGGFGAVYKGKLRSGPDVAIKMLTKSNVNNGQDFINEVATIGRIHHVNVVRLVGYCVEGKKSALVYEFMPNGSLDKYIFPKEGTDPLSYEKIYEISLGIARGIAYLHQGCDMQILHFDIKPHNILLDEDFVPKVSDFGLAKLYPVNDSIVPLTAARGTLGYMAPELFYKNIGGVSYKADVYSFGMLLMEMAGKRKNSNPHAEHSSQHYFPFWIYDQFKEEKDIEIMKDVSEEGINVAKKMFMVALWCIQLKPSDRPSMNKVVEMLEGKTENLELPPRPSFYPNETYRNHDDINSDHTSWSDSSSTSQATTNYSLDN; via the exons ATGATGAAAATACAAGCTTCATATTCATGTTCATCATATCTACACAAACTAGTATCAACATTTGTTTCAATCCTTCTCCTTTTTCATCAACATTCTCTAGCTAAGCATCACCAACCATGTCCCATTTCAACATGTGGCAAAATTCACAACATAACGTACCCATTTCGTCTCAAAACCGATCCAAACCACTGCGGCGACTCAAGGTACGAATTAGATTGCAAAAAAGACGGTCCATTATTAACTATGTTCACAGGTAAATACTATGTACAACACATTGAttacaaaagaaataaaattttattaagtgATGCGGGTGCAGTGGAAGACGCAAATTGTTCTTTCATCCCACGGTATTTTTTATACGACCGAAGTTTCAATAACATACTTAACGAAGATGAGTTTGGATCTCAGCCGTTCATTTTAGATCCAACAGATCCAACGAGGATAGCTTATTACAATTGTTTAAATCCAATTGAAGATCCACGGTACGTTAAGGTGGACACGAGTCGTTGTAACAAACCAGGGTATAAATGGAATAATAATGTTTATGCTGTTTTGGAACCATCATTGTATGAGTATCATGTTAGGGATATTAAGGTTGGGTGTGATTTTATGGTGGCTACTTTGGCTAAACCAAGGGGTAATTTGGAGATTTCGATGGAGGGTAATTTTTCGTATGGTGAGATTCATGGGATGGTGATTGGTGGAGTTGAGGTTTCGTGGTTGCCTTTGATTTGTGAAGATAGATGTGGAAAGGGGATAAGTTGTAAGGTTGTTGATGAAGATAGTGGAGAAGTTGAATGTGATAAGCACTTTTGTCATTATGCTTACCAAACAACCGATAAGTGCG AACTTCAGCAGCAGATATTTGGTTATACTCGTG CTTATCTTAGAGGCATTTTTATTG GATTTAGAAGTAGAATCACATTCAGCACAAGACAATTGGACAACCCAGTTGGACTACAATATTTTGATGGAGGAATATTCATAGGAAGAAATGTTCTACCAATATTCTTAGCAGCCAGATTTCTATTTGGAGTTGTTCTTTTACTTGTGCTATTTATTTACAAATGGAGAAGAAGACATTTATCAATGTATCACAACATTGAAAACTTTTTGCTAGAGAGCAATCTAAATCCCATTAGGTATGAATACAAAGAAATCAAGAAGATGACTGGAGGTTTAAGAGTGAAATTGGGTCAAGGTGGTTTTGGCGCTGTATACAAAGGAAAGTTAAGAAGTGGTCCAGATGTTGCAATAAAGATGTTGACGAAATCCAATGTTAATAATGGACAAGATTTTATTAATGAAGTTGCTACCATCGGAAGAATACATCATGTTAATGTAGTTCGTCTTGTTGGATATTGTGTTGAGGGGAAAAAGAGCGCACTTGTTTATGAATTCATGCCTAAtgggtcattggataaataCATTTTCCCTAAAGAAGGAACTGACCCATTGAGTTACgagaaaatatatgaaatatctCTTGGAATAGCTCGTGGGATAGCGTATCTACATCAAGGTTGTGATATGCAAATTCTACATTTTGATATCAAGCCTCATAATATTCTTCTAGATGAAGACTTCGTTCCAAAGGTTTCGGATTTTGGACTTGCAAAGTTGTATCCTGTGAATGATAGCATTGTCCCATTAACTGCAGCAAGAGGAACTTTGGGTTACATGGCTCCTGAATTGTTCTACAAAAATATTGGTGGAGTGTCTTACAAGGCTGATGTATATAGCTTTGGAATGCTTTTGATGGAAATGGCAGGTAAGAGGAAAAACTCAAATCCTCACGCAGAGCATTCAAGTCAGCATTACTTCCCATTTTGGATTTATGATCAATTTAAAGAAGAGAAAGATATTGAAATAATGAAAGATGTCTCAGAAGAGGGAATTAATGTAGCTAAAAAGATGTTTATGGTTGCACTTTGGTGTATTCAGTTGAAACCAAGTGATCGTCCTTCAATGAACAAAGTAGTGGAGATGCTTGAAGGGAAAACTGAAAACCTTGAACTTCCTCCAAGACCTTC